The Streptomyces sp. NBC_01317 genomic interval CTGCGCGCGGTGTTCTCCACCTCCCACCGCGCCCTGACCCCGCCGGCCGGCCGCCTGTTCGCCCTGTTGGGGCGGGCGCCGGGCCCGGACATCGGTCTGCCCGCCACCGCCTCCCTCGCGGCTCTTCCCCTGCCCCGGACCCGCCGACTCCTGGCCGAGTTGGAGGCCGCGCATCTGATCCAGCAGTACCGCCCCGGCCGCTATCGCATGCACGACCTCATCGGACTGTTCGCCGCCGAACTGGGCGACGCGGGCCAGGTCCCTGACACCCGTACTCACACCGACACGGACACAGACACCGACACGGACACCCACACTTCCGCTGCCGGTGACACTTCCACCGCCGCTGCCTTGACCCGGCTGGTCGACTTCCATCTGCACACGGCCTTCGCCGCCAACCAGCTCCTCGACGGCCCGCACACCCCCTTCCGGCCCGAACTGGACTCGCCCGCCCCGGGCTGCGCCCCGCTCCCGCTGGCGGACACGGCAGCCGCGCTGGAGTGGTTCTCCACCGAACATTCCTGCTTGCTGGCCACCCAGATCCTCGCCCTGGAGCAGGGCCGGTACGCGCAGGTGTGGCAGCTGGCCTGGACACTGATCTCCTACCACCTGGGCGGCCACCACCTACAGGACTACTTCGCCGTCTGGCGTGCCGCCCTCACCGCGGCCGAACGCCATGGCAGCGCTCCCGTTCCCCGGGCCCTGGCCCACTGGCGTCTGGGACAGGCCCACGCACAGACCGGAGAGCACGCCAAGGCCCTGGACCACCTGCACGTGGCCCTCACCTTGTCCGAGCAGACTGACGACCTCGCCGGCCAGGCGCACATCTGCCGCACCCTCGGCCGGGCCTGGGAACAACACGGGGACGACGAGAAGGCCCTCGACCACGCCGTCCGCGCTCTGCGCCTGTACCGGAGGCTCGACAACCCCGTCTGGCTGGCCAACCAGCTCAACGCGGTCGGCTGGATGCACGCCCAACTCGGGCTCCACTCCGAGGCGCAGGACCACTGCGAACAGGCCCTCGCCCTCTTCCGCGCGGACGGACAGCGCGGTGACGAGGCGTCAACTCACGACAGCCTGGGCTACATCGCCCACCACACCGGACGGCACACCGAAGCCCTGGACCACTACCGGCAGGCGCTGTCGCTCTTCCGCCATGTCGGCAGTACCTACAACGAGGCCGACACCCTCACCAACCTCGGCGACACGTACCACGCCATGAACCGGCCGGACCAAGCGCGCGAAGCATGGGAACAGGCCCTGGCCCTGTGCGAGACACAACGCCGCTCCACCCAGACCGAAGAGCTGCGCAACCGCTTGGCATAAGGCGCCTCGGAGCACGCCCCCACCCCCCGGTCCGTCAACCACAAGCATTCGCCGTCCGTGGAACGACCGTACTGCGGCACGCCGCCCGAACCGCCGCTCTCGCGGTCGTCCTGGCTCTCGCGGCCGGCTGCGGGGACGCCCCGCCCGCAGGGCACGCCGCACGCGCTGGGCACGCCGGCGGTCATGTGGGCGGGCTCCGAGTACGGGGCAGGGTCTCGGCGCGACGAAGCCCACCACCCCTGGAGCATGATCACGGAGTCTCCGGCAGCCGAATCTGACCGGAGGCTGGACGACAAGCTCAGGGCCAGAGCAACTCCCTTGCCCAGGTGGCGCCTTCGCGCCGGTAGCGCAGCCGTACGTGTTGTCTGCGGGCGTCGCCCTGGAAGAACTCCACCTCGTCCGGCACCAGTACGTACCCCGTCCAGGACCGGGCCTCGGGCGCCGGATCGTGTCCGGCCCGCTCCCACGCGTCCTCGCTCATCCGCGCCAACTGCTCCAGGGAGCCGAGGACTTCGCTCTGGCGCCCCACCAGCGCGGCGGCCAGCGCGCCCTTCGATCTGGCCCGCAGATCCGCCCGGGTCTCCGCCGCGTCGGCCGTCGCCACCGCCCCTCGGAGCCGTACCGCACGGCCCTGCGCCGCCCAGTAGAAGCCGAGCGCGGCCTCGGGCCGGGCGGCCAGCTGGCGGCCCTTGGCGCTGGTCACGTGGGTCGCGAAGTGCCAGCCCCGTACATCCGCGTCGTGCAGCATCAGGGTCCGCACGTCGGGCCGGCCCCGCTCGTCGGCGGTCGCGAGGGTCATCGTGTGGGGCTCGGGCTGGCCCGCCGCCACCGCCTCGGCGAACCACCGGTGGAAGAGGGGCAGCGGTTCGCCGGGTGCGGTGGCGGGGTCGAAGGCGGGCAGCTCGGTGTCCCAGACGCGCTGGGCGCGCAACAGCGCACGGAAGGCCTCCTGCCGGCGCTCGCCCCGGCGCTCGTCCTGGCCCTCGCCTCGTTCGTCGTCCATGCACGCCATTCAACCCGGCCGCCTCCACCCCCCGGCGGCACCGCGCCCAACTGCTTCGCCGGCCGCGACGACCTCTCACTCAGGCCGGCGGCCCTATCTACGAGCGGCCGCGCCCCGGCAACGCGACGCCGGCCGTCATGGCCGAGGGACCCGCCACCCGTGCGTGGCTGGTGGAGCTGGTGCAAGAGGGGGAGGTGGTGGAACGGGTCACCGCGTTGCGTACGGGCTACCGCGCCCTGCTCGAAATGCGGCTGGAACCCACCCGCACGCGGGCGCGCTGCTCGCCGCGCTGGTGGAACGGTTGCTTCCCGCCGATACGGCCTGACGCCGCCACGCACGCACGGACCGATGCCGCCGTACGGCCTGGCATTCGCCCCCACACGGCCTGACCTCCGCCCCCTCCTGGGACGGGAGCGCCGGCGGGGATCAGAGGATCAGTCGTCTGATCCGCCGCCGGCGTGACAGGACGGGGAGACGGGGAAAACAGGGGAAGTGGGGCACGCCCGTGCCGTGCCCGCCGGCCGCTGCGCCGGCTCGCGCGGCGCGATTACTTCGTGGGCTTCCTGCCGGTGATGCCGAGGTGCACCAACAGCGCCAGGTTCGGCTTCAGTTCGGCCTGCTTCACACCCCAGCCCTGGAAGCTCTTCTGGTGCGAGGCCACCGAGGCCAGCAGGACGACCAGGGAACCGGCCAGCGCCGCCGGGCTGACGTCCTTGTCCACCCGGCCCTTGGACTGGAGCTCCTTCACGGAATCCGTAAGGGAGTTGGTGACGGAGTTGAGGACCTTCATGCGGATCTTGTTGAACCGCTTGTCCCCCTCCGCGGCGCCCAGATCGACGACCCTCAGGATCGCGTCGTGCTTGCGCCAGAAGTCGAGGAAACCTTCCACCAGATCTTCCGATGTCTGCCAGCCGGCCTTGCCGGCCCAGGAGCGGCCGGAGACCAGTCCGGTCAACCCGGTGCCCTCCTTGGCCATTTCCTCGGCGATTTCGAGGACGGCGCCCTCGACATCCGGGAAGTATTGGTAGAAGGTCGCAGGTGAAGTCCCCGCCTTCCGGGCGACGTCGATGACTTTGACGTCCCGGTACGGCGAGGAGCTGAGCATCTCGCTGAGGCAGTCGAGCAGCTTCTGCCGCGTCGCCTGGCCGCGTCGACCAGCCACGCGGCCGTCGACGGTGCGTACTTGTCCTGTCATGCCGTCAGCTTACCGACGGGTGATCTGAGCGCGATTTGACCGACTGCAAATGGGGAACCACCCCTTCCGCGTACGGGTCCCCAGGGGTCCGCCCGGGTTCGTATGGCTCCGGAAGTGCTTCGGAACCAGATCGGCACCACCCCGCCCGCCAATAGTGTTATCAACAGCCTGTGGACAACTTCGGTGGACAACTTTGGTGCGCGATCCAAGCGCCCACAGGGGTGATGTCATCTTAATGGCTCATATGTTCTATTTTCCTGGCCTGCGCCCCGCCCCGTAGCGCCTTAACTTGGCTGTGACGGGCACCACACGCGGAAGGCGCACGGAAGGATCCTGGCTCATGGCCGCATTCGCGGAAGGCACGCCGTGCTGGGTGGATGTGTCGCTTCCCGACCTGGAGGCGGGCAAGCGCTTCTACGGAGAGCTGTTCGGCTGGACCTTCGGCGACGACGGTGACGAAGGCGGCGGCAGTGGCGGCAGTGGCGAAGGCGGCGGCGGCGAAGGCACTCCCGCCCCCGGGCGCTACGCGGAAGCCTTCAGCGACGGGAAGCGCGTGGCCGGCCTCACCGCCAAGCGCGACGGCCGCATGCCGACCGTCTGGGGCGTCTACTTCGCCACCCCCGACGCCGCCGCCCTCAGCCGTACGATCACGGCCGCGGGCGGCCAGATGGTGCGCGAGCCGATGTCGCTGGGCGTGCTCGGCGTCGTGGCGCTGGCGGCGGACCCGGCCGGCGCCGTCTTCGGCCTCTGGCAGACGGGGGACAACACGGGCTTCGAGAAGAAGGGCCTGCCGGGATCCTTCTGCTGGACCGAGGTCTACACCCGCGACAAGGCGAGCGTGGACCCCTTCTACGAGACCGTCTTCGGCTTCCGGGGCACGGACGTGTCCGACGACGCGGTGGACTTCCGCATGTGGTCCCCGGCCGGTACGGAACCGGGCCCGGACACCGCGATCGGCGGCCGCAGCGTGATCACCGACGCCTTCCCGGTGGAGATGCCGGGCCACTTCCTCAGCTACTTCGCGGTGGCCGACTGCGACGCGACGGCCGCCGCCGTCGTCCGGCTCGGCGGCCGGGTGACGGCCCCGCCGTTCGACATCGAGTACGGGCGGATGGCGGTGTTCAACGACAACCAGGGCGCGTCCTTCGCCGTACTGGAGGAACCGGAAGAGAAGCCGGACCCCGGGGCGGGGACGCAGGAAAGCGAAGAGAGCGCGGAGAGCGACGAGGAAGCGGAGCAATCGGCGTAAGCGCGGGGCACACGTGGTGTCCGGATCGCGGTAGGACACTCCGATCCGCCCCCGGGTTCGCAACCGATGCCTCCGACAGGAAGAATCAGGGGGCACGGGGCCGTACCTTTGTGGCCCGTACGGGGAGGTGGCAGGCAAGTGGAGCAGCTGACGCAGCACGACCCGAGGCGTATCGGCCCTTTCGAGGTGCTGGGACGGCTCGGTGCCGGCGGCATGGGGCTGGTCTATCTCGCGCGTTCGGCATCGGGACGCCGGGTCGCGATCAAGACGGTCCGTACCGAACTTGCCGAGGACCAGCTGTTCCGGGTCCGCTTCACGCGTGAGGTGGAGGCCGCCCGCGCCGTCAGCGGGTTCTACACCGCCGCCGTCGTGGACGCCGACCCCCGGGCCGCCGTGCCCTGGCTGGCCACCGCCTACGTACCGGCGCCCTCGCTGGAAGAAATAGTGAATGAGTGCGGTCCGATGCCGGCCCAGGCGGTGCGCTGGCTGGCGGCGGGGATCGCCGAGGCGCTCCAGTCCATCCACGGCGCCAATCTGGTCCACCGTGACATGAAGCCCTCCAACGTCCTGGTGGTGGAGGACGGCCCGCGCGTCATCGACTTCGGGATCGCCTCCGGTGTCTCCAACACCCGGCTGACCATGACCAACGTCGCCGTCGGCACCCCCGCGTACATGTCGCCCGAGCAGGCCAGGGACTCACGCAGTGTCACGGGCGCCAGCGACATCTTCTCGCTCGGCTCGACCCTCGTCTTCGCCGCGACCGGGCACGCGCCCTACCACGGCGGCAATCCGGTCGAGACGGTCTTCATGCTGCTGCGCGAGGGCCCGGACCTGGAGGGCCTGCCGGACGAGCTGAGACCCCTCATCGACTCCTGCATGCAGATGGACGCCACCCGCCGCCCCTCGCCCGCCGACCTCCAGGCCCAGCTGGCGCCGCACCTCTTCGCCTCGGGCAGCGACGACAGCGGTACGGCGTCCGCGTG includes:
- a CDS encoding pyridoxine/pyridoxamine 5'-phosphate oxidase, which translates into the protein MDDERGEGQDERRGERRQEAFRALLRAQRVWDTELPAFDPATAPGEPLPLFHRWFAEAVAAGQPEPHTMTLATADERGRPDVRTLMLHDADVRGWHFATHVTSAKGRQLAARPEAALGFYWAAQGRAVRLRGAVATADAAETRADLRARSKGALAAALVGRQSEVLGSLEQLARMSEDAWERAGHDPAPEARSWTGYVLVPDEVEFFQGDARRQHVRLRYRREGATWARELLWP
- a CDS encoding TetR family transcriptional regulator — protein: MTGQVRTVDGRVAGRRGQATRQKLLDCLSEMLSSSPYRDVKVIDVARKAGTSPATFYQYFPDVEGAVLEIAEEMAKEGTGLTGLVSGRSWAGKAGWQTSEDLVEGFLDFWRKHDAILRVVDLGAAEGDKRFNKIRMKVLNSVTNSLTDSVKELQSKGRVDKDVSPAALAGSLVVLLASVASHQKSFQGWGVKQAELKPNLALLVHLGITGRKPTK
- a CDS encoding VOC family protein, with the protein product MAAFAEGTPCWVDVSLPDLEAGKRFYGELFGWTFGDDGDEGGGSGGSGEGGGGEGTPAPGRYAEAFSDGKRVAGLTAKRDGRMPTVWGVYFATPDAAALSRTITAAGGQMVREPMSLGVLGVVALAADPAGAVFGLWQTGDNTGFEKKGLPGSFCWTEVYTRDKASVDPFYETVFGFRGTDVSDDAVDFRMWSPAGTEPGPDTAIGGRSVITDAFPVEMPGHFLSYFAVADCDATAAAVVRLGGRVTAPPFDIEYGRMAVFNDNQGASFAVLEEPEEKPDPGAGTQESEESAESDEEAEQSA